One window of Erpetoichthys calabaricus chromosome 1 unlocalized genomic scaffold, fErpCal1.3 SUPER_1_unloc_1, whole genome shotgun sequence genomic DNA carries:
- the LOC127526322 gene encoding histone H4-like — protein MSGRGKGGKGLGKGGAKRHRKVLRDNIQGITKPAIRRLARRGGVKGISGPINEETRGVLKVFLENVIRDAVTYTEHAKRKTVTAMDVVCALKRQGRTLYGFGGYDVS, from the coding sequence ATGTCCGGTCGCGGAAAAGGAGGAAAGGGCCTTGGCAAAGGTGGTGCTAAGCGCCATCGTAAAGTTCTTCGTGACAATATCCAGGGTATAACAAAGCCTGCCATTCGCCGCTTAGCTCGTCGAGGTGGAGTAAAAGGAATTTCTGGCCCGATAAACGAAGAAACTCGCGGAGTGCTTAAGGTTTTTCTGGAGAATGTGATTCGAGATGCCGTTACTTACACAGAACACGCAAAAAGGAAAACCGTCACTGCTATGGATGTCGTCTGTGCGTTAAAACGGCAAGGTCGGACACTATATGGTTTTGGGGGTTACGATGTGAGCTAG